In a single window of the Carassius gibelio isolate Cgi1373 ecotype wild population from Czech Republic chromosome A12, carGib1.2-hapl.c, whole genome shotgun sequence genome:
- the LOC128025190 gene encoding histone acetyltransferase p300 isoform X2: MAENVLDSGPPSAKRPKLSSPGLSASVSDGNDFCSLFDLEHDLPDELISSSELSLANGGDLGQLHGNLGSGGGAIGGAVSSGQDAAAKHKQLSELLRHGSASAAQQQSAMGSPPGASMGLFGNMKASPGTQGMGPQGQQRLSPQQATLMQQQQMAGMVGNMNRNMLGHQKGNGQQQAGGPVPQQQNMLGAQMMNGSPRMGHHNPGMGSSSSNLLAEALQQHQTVGGQGGLRAQQPGAMNKMGMNAGSGPYGGPYGQSASQGLGVAGLAPQLQNKPGLPNSAAQFNLDKKPVQGMPGMASQPSPVSAAGGAGVAGMVPNAQGTLGPGSAPSAVSATAVGGVPPAADLEKRKLIQQQLVLLLHAHKCQRREQANGEVRQCSLPHCRTMKNVLNHMTHCQAGKSCQVAHCASSRQIISHWKNCTRHDCPVCLPLKNAGDKRNQQSESLLSSGGVGLSSSMGNVTGGPPSAPHLSTPGQIDPSSIERAYAALGLTYQGNQAPPQPVPQTQRAMNTMGANPMGVNGAVGGQSQNQQSNLLQETMLHLNMSSQSLMNDNAVGGVGSMPLANPAASGGMRKNWHEDITQDLRNHLVHKLVQAIFPTPDPAALKDQRMENLVAYARKVEGDMYDSANSRAEYYHLLAEKIYKIQKELEEKRRTRLQKQGMMPTQPGMSPTGLQQGPTGIGQTGSPTGLPSNGPLSDPSVVRPIGQNQMFNRMQNATGMNQFGNHMGMQSMSQRSTPPLPNSTPLNQGSMGSVRMPQPNVAQMQNQYMQTGPFQGSNPVLGAGSVDMAHPGNISPVTQQEQMPTLSSLPMGSPLAQPGSVGGAGSGSSVGSLGPNSMSRVPPSSTTTQSINLPQCSPFHRNSPSPAHSRTPTPTPGSQTPQPHTPNLPQLATSGSQQQLPLSASSDNAMQPQQQSLGGTPPPVSHSGLSTPNASQHPRTPLSHKGSVPVDDQAATPASVSSADTSFQQGPSDSTDTLEPKMEVKQKVEEDEDEEGMAGGKTGKQEDIKSEEKPEIKKEEPGDGVPMETNSTATGLDKKPEIKTEPKEEEGSGSTANHSSPSGVPNKKKIFKPEELRQALMPTLESLYRQDPESLPFRQPVNPSLLGIPDYFDIVKNPMDLSTIKRKLDTGQYQEPWQYVDDIWLMFNNAWLYNRKTSRVYKCCSKLAEVFEQEIDPVMQSLGYCCGRKYEFSPQTLCCYGKQLCTIPRDAAYFSYQNSSPKYGLLAGRYHFCEKCFNEIQGESVSLGDDPSQPQTSINKDQFEKKKNDMLDPELFVECKDCGRKMHQICVLHHDTIWPSGFVCEGCLKKSNKTRKENKYASKRLPHTKLSIYLETRVNDFLKRHNHPESGEVTIRVVHVSDKVVEVKPGMKSRFVDSGEMAESFPYRTKALFAFEEVDGVDVCFFGMHVQEYGSDCPPPNQRRVYISYLDSVHFFQPRSLRTSVYHEIILGYLDYAKKQGFTTGHIWACPPSEGDDYIFHCHPPDQKIPKPKRLQEWYKKMLDRAVAERIVHDYKDIFKQATEDRLTSAKELPYFEGDFWPNVLEESIKELEQEEEERKREENSTSNEIVDTIKGDSKNAKKKNNKKTSKNKSSLSRANKKKPGMPNVANDLSQKLYATMEKHKEVFFVIRLIAAPNSNSLLPIVDLDPLMACDLMDGRDAFLTLARDKHLEFSSMRRSKWSTMCMLVELHNQSQDRFVYTCNECKHHVETRFHCTVCEDYDLCITCYNTKGHEHKMEKLGLGLDDESNNQTPSSTQNPGDSRRLSIQRCIQSLVHACQCRNANCSLSSCQKMKRVIQHTKGCKRKTNGGCPICKQLIALCCYHAKHCQENKCPVPFCLNIKQKLRQQQLQHRLQQAQMVRRRMASMQRTGQQLPGGNGGLPSPGNGSNTGPSTPTPSTQPPTPQTPTQQYQTPVTQPGVGGVPSQQQQQLAGIAHQYQQMTGSGGMMNSPQQTMIQQQQQQLTSVQHLQHANNLPPYVQRPPGSSPLSQSMGKPGMVPGSFPQQQQSNLQPVMHQPQHQLPGPPPAAVEIALKIQRVAETQRQMAQQKILQRNQAPGMMPPHGLHQGPQTQSQMGMNLPGSTMVGPQGMPPQTQAAVAQTHMDQQQGMITAGMQQQTGPQAQLPQVQLQQGQQGAPQLQVPPQQQWTGPGMPPQQRPGVMNQMGLQGMVAPQQQQQQTLGQQQQQGHSGVMGMISGQGGAAPVGAGPGNQSQAAIQDLLRTLRLPSSPHQQQQVLNILRSNPQLMATFIRQRVPRYLGRGGPGTGGVGVTGGPGGGPGIIDGQQINVNAGTVQGGMHMAQGTSMNQLQQHQLQQRSMMGGSLQQQQQMAALQQQQQQLQQQQQQQQLQQQQQQQQLQQQQQQQQQQQQQQLQLQQQQQQQQQQQQQQQQQQQQQQQQQQQQQQSVIPNQGANISNISPQFREIMRQHLLQQQQQQQQQQHMENNAQFQHQPPHQQGYLGQSGIPSQQPGQPQPGGLQQQQGGTQPGTQQSYSGSVSHQQVAAALQQRLQLQQRLQQQQQQQQQQQQQQQQQQQQQQQQQQQQQQQQQQQQSAMAGLQSADVGAGGGGLLQHQQMQSAQISSQPQAMRQQALQQRLLQQQSRLGAGSPAQHNPMSPQQPQQQMSQSPHLQGQQLPNSLSNQVRSPQPSPRPNSQPPNSSPSPRLQQHHPSPHHNSSQTQTGSPHPGHLPQHHGGMVAPPQQQPQASQQQQQANAMDQGPFGGDQNAMLSQLAGMGALHGQGTNDMLTNNQDMNHSLGLM, encoded by the exons ATGGCCGAGAACGTTCTGGATTCTGGCCCGCCTTCAGCGAAGAGGCCTAAACTGTCTTCCCCGGGTCTCTCTGCCTCAGTCAGCGATGGAAacg ATTTTTGCTCACTTTTTGACCTGGAGCATGACCTTCCAGATGAGCTGATCAGTTCCTCTGAGCTGAGCCTAGCAAATGGAGGGGACCTCGGCCAGTTGCATGGCAATTTGGGTAGTGGGGGCGGAGCCATTGGAGGAGCAGTGTCCAGTGGCCAGGATGCAGCGGCCAAACACAAGCAGCTCTCTGAACTCCTCCGGCATGGATCCGCATCTGCAGCACAGCAGCAGAGTGCGATGGGTAGCCCACCAGGAGCCTCGATGGGGCTTTTCGGGAATATGAAGGCTTCACCAGGTACTCAGGGCATGGGCCCGCAAGGACAGCAACGTCTTTCCCCGCAACAGGCCACGCTTATGCAACAGCAGCAAATGGCAGGGATGGTGGGCAACATGAACAGGAATATGCTCGGACATCAGAAAGGCAACGGTCAGCAGCAAGCAGGAGGGCCTGTGCCTCAGCAGCAAAACATGCTGGGAGCGCAGATGATGAACGGATCGCCCAGGATGGGACATCACAACCCAGGCATGGGCAGCAGCAGTAGTAACCTGTTAGCAGAGGCTCTTCAGCAGCACCAGACAGTAGGAGGTCAGGGTGGACTGAGGGCACAGCAGCCTGGAGCAATGAACAAG ATGGGGATGAATGCAGGTTCAGGCCCCTATGGTGGCCCGTATGGTCAGTCTGCCAGTCAGGGTCTGGGTGTTGCAGGGCTGGCCCCTCAGCTCCAGAACAAACCAGGTCTCCCCAACAGTGCGGCCCAGTTTAACCTCGACAAGAAGCCTGTGCAGGGCATGCCTGGCATG GCTTCCCAGCCTTCCCCAGTGAGTGCTGCTGGAGGCGCAGGAGTGGCCGGCATGGTGCCTAACGCCCAGGGAACTCTCGGGCCCGGATCAGCTCCATCAGCTGTGTCTGCAACAGCAGTGGGAGGAGTTCCTCCAGCTGCGGACCTGGAAAAGCGCAAACTCATACAGCAGCAGCTGGTGCTTTTGCTCCATGCCCACAAGTGTCAGCGGAGGGAGCAGGCCAACGGGGAAGTAAGGCAGTGTAGCCTGCCCCACTGTCGCACCATGAAGAACGTCCTCAACCACATGACGCACTGCCAGGCTGGCAAATCGTGCCAAG TGGCGCACTGTGCCTCATCCAGACAGATAATCTCTCACTGGAAGAACTGCACGCGGCATGACTGTCCAGTCTGCCTCCCGCTGAAAAACGCAGGAGACAAGAGGAATCagcagagtgagt ctCTTCTAAGCTCCGGTGGTGTGGGGTTAAGTTCTTCTATGGGTAATGTAACTGGTGGTCCACCCAGTGCCCCCCATCTCAGTACCCCGGGCCAGATAGACCCCAGTTCCATTGAGAGGGCATACGCAGCCCTAGGCCTCACATACCAGGGAAACCAGGCTCCCCCTCAGCCTGTCCCGCAAACACAACGGGCAATGAACACAATGG GAGCAAATCCCATGGGAGTAAACGGAGCAGTGGGTGGTCAGTCTCAGAATCAGCAATCTAACCTTCTCCAGGAAACCATGTTGCATCTGAATATGAGCTCGCAGAG TCTGATGAATGACAATGCTGTGGGTGGTGTGGGGTCGATGCCTCTGGCCAACCCAGCAGCCAGTGGTGGCATGAGGAAGAACTGGCATGAGGACATCACCCAGGATCTACGCAACCACCTGGTGCACAAACT AGTCCAGGCCATTTTTCCCACTCCAGATCCTGCTGCACTGAAGGACCAGCGGATGGAGAATCTAGTGGCCTATGCGCGTAAAGTTGAAGGGGATATGTATGATTCTGCTAACAGCAGG GCCGAGTATTATCACCTGCTGGCGGAGAAGATTTATAAAATCCAGAAGGAACTGGAAGAGAAGCGAAGGACACGGTTACAGAAGCAGGGCATGATGCCTACACAGCCTGGTATGTCCCCCACTGGGCTGCAGCAAGGGCCCACTGGGATTGGTCAGACAGGGTCACCCACTGGACTGCCTTCTA ATGGCCCTCTCTCGGATCCTTCAGTGGTGCGGCCTATTGGTCAAAACCAGATGTTTAACAGGATGCAGAATGCTACTG GCATGAACCAATTTGGGAACCATATGGGAATGCAGTCCATGAGCCAGAGATCTACACCACCTCTTCCAAACAGCACACCTCTTAACCAG GGAAGCATGGGGAGTGTGAGGATGCCTCAACCGAATGTTGCGCAGATGCAAAATCAGTACATGCAAACTGGACCATTTCAAGGTTCAAATCCTGTTCTTGGGGCTGGATCTGTTGATATGGCACACCCAGGAAATATCAGCCCTGTCACTCAA CAGGAGCAAATGCCTACTTTATCATCTTTACCAATGGGCAGTCCTTTAGCCCAGCCGGGGTCTGTTGGAGGGGCAGGCAGCGGGTCCTCAGTCGGCTCTCTGGGTCCCAACAGCATGAGTCGGGTTCCTCCATCGTCCACCACAACGCAGTCAATCAACCTCCCCCAATGCTCACCCTTCCACCGGAATTCTCCTTCCCCAGCTCATAGCcgcacacccacacccacaccggGCTCCCAGACACCCCAGCCTCACACACCCAACCTACCCCAGTTAGCCACGAGCGGCAGTCAGCAGCAGTTACCTCTGTCTGCCAGTTCTGACAATGCCATGCAGCCTCAGCAGCAGTCATTAGGAGGGACTCCTCCTCCTGTGTCTCATAGTGGCCTCTCTACGCCAAATGCCAGCCAGCATCCCCGCACTCCA TTGTCTCATAAGGGTTCTGTACCAGTGGATGACCAGGCAGCTACCCCTGCCTCCGTCAGCAGTGCAGACACATCATTTCAGCAGGGTCCTTCAGACTCCACAGACACCCTTGAGCCTAAGATGGAGGTCAAGCAGAAAGTAgaagaggatgaggatgaagaagGCATGGCCGGAGGTAAAACTGGAAAACAAGAAGATATTAAATCTGAGGAAAAGCCTGAG ATAAAGAAAGAGGAGCCGGGTGATGGTGTGCCAATGGAGACTAATTCCACTGCAACTGGGTTGGACAAAAAGCCAGAGATAAAGACTGAGCCTAAAGAAGAGGAGGGTTCAGGGTCTACCGCAAACCACAGTTCACCTTCTGGAGTCCCTAACAAAAAGAAAA TTTTTAAGCCAGAGGAGCTGAGGCAGGCCCTGATGCCCACACTGGAGTCTCTTTACCGCCAAGACCCTGAGTCTCTGCCTTTCCGCCAGCCTGTGAACCCTTCACTTCTTGGAATACCA GACTATTTTGACATCGTGAAGAATCCCATGGACTTGTCTACTATCAAACGGAAGCTCGACACGGGCCAGTACCAAGAACCATGGCAGTATGTGGATGACATCTGGCTCATGTTCAACAACGCCTGGCTGTACAACCGCAAGACATCACGTGTCTACAAGTGCTGCTCCAAGCTGGCGGAGGTGTTTGAGCAGGAGATCGACCCGGTCATGCAGAGCCTTGGCTACTGTTGTGGGAGGAAG TATGAGTTTTCTCCCCAAACGCTGTGCTGCTATGGGAAGCAGCTATGCACTATACCACGAGATGCTGCTTACTTTAGTTATCAGAACAG TTCACCAAAATATGGGCTTCTTGCTGGCAGGTATCACTTCTGTGAAAAGTGTTTCAATGAGATCCAGGGAGAGAGTGTGTCTTTGGGAGATGACCCATCCCAACCTCAAAC ATCGATCAACAAGGATCAGTTTGAAAAGAAGAAAAACGACATGCTCGACCCTGAGCT ATTTGTGGAATGTAAGGATTGTGGTCGTAAGATGCATCAGATCTGTGTTTTGCACCATGACACTATTTGGCCATCAGG CTTTGTGTGTGAAGGCTGTTTGAAGAAGTCCAACAAGACccgtaaagaaaataaatatgcttCAAAAA GGCTTCCACATACCAAACTAAGCATCTACTTGGAAACGCGGGTTAATGACTTTCTGAAGCGACATAATCACCCAGAATCTGGTGAAGTCACTATTCGTGTTGTTCATGTCTCAGACAAAGTGGTGGAAGTCAAACCAGGCATGAAATCTAG GTTTGTGGATAGTGGAGAGATGGCAGAGTCTTTCCCTTACCGAACGAAAGCTTTATTTGCATTTGAGGAGGTTGATGGTGTCGATGTCTGTTTTTTTGGTATGCACGTGCAAGAGTATGGCTCAGATTGTCCACCCCCTAATCAAAG ACGGGTTTACATATCCTACCTGGACAGTGTCCACTTCTTTCAGCCACGCAGTCTGAGAACAAGTGTGTACCATGAGATTATTTTAGGATATCTGGACTATGCCAAAAAACAAGG TTTTACCACAGGTCACATCTGGGCCTGCCCTCCTAGTGAAGGAGATGATTACATCTTCCACTGTCACCCTCCAGACCAGAAGATACCCAAGCCGAAGCGGCTGCAGGAGTGGTATAAGAAGATGCTAGATAGAGCTGTAGCAGAGCGCATTGTCCATGACTACAAG gacatCTTCAAACAGGCAACAGAGGATCGTCTCACTAGCGCCAAAGAACTGCCATATTTTGAGGGTGATTTCTGGCCCAATGTGCTTGAAGAGAGCATCAAAGAGCTAGAGCAAGAAGAGGAGGAAAGGAAGAGGGAGGAGAACAGCACATCCAATGAGATTGTTGAT ACAATAAAAGGTGACAGCAAAAATGCCAAGAAAAAGAACAACAAGAAGACAAGCAAGAACAAGAGCAGTTTAAGTCGAGCCAACAAAAAGAAGCCTGGGATGCCAAATGTGGCCAATGACCTTTCACAGAAACTCTATGCCACAATGGAAAAGCACAAAGAG GTGTTCTTTGTTATCCGACTGATTGCGGCTCCCAATTCCAATTCTCTCCTGCCCATTGTTGACCTGGATCCTTTGATGGCATGTGATTTGATGGATGGTCGTGATGCCTTCTTAACACTTGCACGGGATAAGCACCTGGAATTTTCTTCTATGCGGCGCTCCAAATGGAGCACCATGTGCATGCTGGTGGAACTGCACAATCAGAGCCAGGACCGCTTTGTCTATACCTGCAATGAGTGCAAGCACCATGTTGAAACTCGCTTCCATTGCACTGTTTGTGAG GACTATGATCTCTGCATCACTTGTTACAATACAAAAGGTCACGAGCACAAGATGGAAAAACTGGGCTTGGGGTTGGATGATGAAAGCAACAACCAAACTCCTTCCTCAACACAGAATCCTGGAGACTCACGGCGTCTCAGTATTCAGAGGTGCATCCAGTCTTTGGTGCATGCCTGCCAGTGCCGCAATGCCAACTGCTCACTTTCATCTTGCCAGAAAATGAAACGTGTAATTCAACATACCAAAGGCTGCAAGCGTAAGACCAATGGTGGTTGTCCTATCTGCAAGCAGCTCATCGCACTTTGTTGTTACCATGCAAAACACTGCCAAGAGAACAAGTGCCCTGTGCCATTCTGCCTCAACATCAAGCAGAAACTGCGGCAACAACAGCTCCAGCACAGGCTACAGCAGGCCCAGATGGTGCGTAGAAGAATGGCCAGCATGCAAAGGACAGGCCAGCAGCTTCCAGGAGGCAATGGTGGGTTGCCATCTCCTGGAAACGGTAGTAATACTGGtccaagcacaccaacaccaagCACTCAGCCGCCTACCCCACAAACGCCCACTCAGCAATACCAGACTCCAGTAACTCAACCTGGCGTTGGAGGTGTTCCATCACAACAGCAACAGCAGTTGGCAGGGATAGCCCATCAATACCAGCAAATGACTGGAAGTGGTGGGATGATGAACTCCCCACAGCAGACCATGatccaacagcagcagcaacagctgACATCAGTTCAGCATCTTCAGCATGCCAACAACCTTCCTCCATATGTGCAAAGACCTCCAGGCTCCTCTCCACTTTCTCAATCAATGGGAAAGCCAGGCATGGTGCCAGGCAGCTTCCCGCAACAGCAACAGTCGAACCTGCAGCCTGTGATGCATCAGCCACAGCATCAGCTACCTGGCCCCCCACCTGCTGCTGTAGAAATTGCCTTGAAGATTCAACGAGTCGCAGAGACTCAACGGCAAATGGCTCAGCAAAAGATCCTGCAAAGAAACCAGGCTCCTGGAATGATGCCTCCACATGGTCTTCATCAGGGTCCCCAAACTCAAAGCCAGATGGGCATGAACCTTCCTGGATCTACAATGGTTGGGCCTCAGGGAATGCCACCCCAGACACAAGCAGCTGTGGCCCAAACTcacatggatcagcagcagggaATGATTACAGCAGGCATGCAGCAGCAGACAGGACCTCAGGCTCAGCTCCCTCAAGTCCAGTTACAGCAGGGCCAGCAAGGAGCACCCCAACTTCAGGTACCTCCACAGCAGCAGTGGACTGGTCCTGGCATGCCTCCTCAGCAGAGACCTGGGGTAATGAACCAAATGGGTCTGCAAGGAATGGTTGCAcctcaacaacaacagcagcagacaCTTGGTCAACAGCAGCAGCAAGGGCATTCTGGTGTAATGGGAATGATAagtggccaaggaggggctgcaCCTGTAGGTGCTGGCCCTGGAAATCAATCTCAGGCTGCCATACAGGACCTCCTAAGAACCTTAAGGTTACCTAGCTCTCCCCATCAACAACAGCAAGTCCTGAATATACTACGTTCAAACCCTCAGCTCATGGCCACCTTTATCAGGCAACGCGTTCCTAGGTACCTTGGTCGAGGCGGACCTGGAACAGGAGGTGTGGGTGTTACAGGAGGACCTGGTGGAGGTCCAGGAATCATTGATGGCCAGCAAATTAATGTAAATGCTGGGACAGTTCAAGGAGGTATGCATATGGCACAAGGAACTAGCATGAATCAACTTCAGCAGCACCAACTTCAGCAGCGGTCTATGATGGGTGGGAGTttgcaacaacagcaacaaatggcagcattacaacaacagcagcagcagctacaacaacagcagcagcagcaacagctacaacaacagcagcagcagcaacaactacagcagcagcagcagcaacaacaacagcagcagcagcagcagctacaactacagcagcagcagcaacagcagcagcagcaacaacaacaacagcagcagcagcagcagcaacaacaacaacaacaacaacagcagcagcaaagtGTTATACCCAATCAGGGTGCCAACATATCTAACATCTCCCCCCAGTTCAGAGAAATAATGAGGCAGCATTTgctgcaacagcagcagcaacagcagcagcagcaacatatggaaaataATGCTCAGTTCCAACATCAACCACCCCATCAGCAGGGTTATCTTGGCCAATCCGGAATTCCCTCACAGCAGCCTGGCCAACCTCAGCCTGGCGGTCTCCAGCAGCAACAGGGAGGTACTCAGCCTGGGACCCAACAAAGCTACTCTGGGTCTGTGTCCCATCAGCAGGTTGCAGCAGCTCTGCAACAAAGGTTGCAGCTTCAGCAAAGgttgcagcagcagcaacaacagcagcagcagcagcaacaacaacagcagcagcagcagcagcaacaacaacagcagcagcagcaacaacaacagcagcaacaacagcagcaaaGTGCTATGGCAGGACTCCAAAGTGCTGATGTAGGTGCTGGAGGTGGTGGTCTCCTCCAGCACCAACAGATGCAATCGGCTCAGATAAGTTCACAACCTCAAGCCATGCGTCAGCAAGCTTTGCAGCAACGGCTTCTCCAGCAACAGTCACGTTTAGGAGCAGGATCTCCTGCTCAACACAATCCCATGAGTCCACAGCAGCCCCAGCAACAGATGTCCCAGTCTCCCCATTTGCAGGGCCAGCAGTTGCCTAATTCTCTAAGCAACCAAGTCCGCTCACCACAGCCCTCGCCAAGGCCCAATTCCCAGCCACCAAACTCTAGTCCATCACCCCGCTTGCAGCAGCACCACCCTTCACCCCATCACAACTCGTCCCAAACCCAGACAGGATCCCCTCACCCAGGTCATCTTCCTCAACATCATGGTGGCATGGTTGCTCCTCCACAGCAACAACCACAGGCATCCCAACAGCAGCAACAGGCTAATGCGATGGACCAGGGCCCATTTGGAGGAGACCAAAATGCCATGCTTTCACAGCTCGCTGGGATGGGAGCCTTGCATGGGCAAGGAACAAATGATATGTTGACAAATAACCAAGATATGAATCACTCGTTAGGTTTGATGTAA